The Ipomoea triloba cultivar NCNSP0323 chromosome 14, ASM357664v1 region aataaatattgatgacacaaaattaattatcaacatagaaagaaagaaatgttACCGTGAAGTCAGGCCAGCAATCGTTGGAATCCAAATCTGGACGTTCACCGTTCGTCCATGGAGATCTTTGGTCAGCCCAAGCTGTGATAACACCTTCATAATCAAGCTTCAATaagattttctttttctcaGTTTTATAATCAAAATCGTCACTTTGCTGAAGAATCGTCGCAAATTCTCCTCCTCTGTCGTCATATTCTTCGTCACACATAGCGACAGGTGAATTATCGTCACAATTATCGAACTTCATAGCGACGTTGTGATTAGCTATGGCGGCTTCTTCATCGGTTTCGAGCTTCACTTTGTTGAAATTACTAAAAAGCCCTAACCCTTCCATGTTGAAGGACTCATCATCAAGCCCTTTCCCCAGCAAGCTCTCGACGTCGGCGGCGAACTCGGCGAGCTCAATTTCCGACGGGACGATTCCGGTAGCTTTATTACCGTCGTCCTTATTGTGACGGCAGTCTAGAGATGCCGGAATATTCGTCCGGATGTCCGGAATATTCTCCGCCCCCGCCTCGTTCTGCCGGGTGGACGTGCACATCTCCGCCGCGAAGCCGTCGAAAACGGGGACGCGATAGAGGAGCTGCTCATCGCTCTCGTCGTTGTGGGAATTTTCGTCGCTATAGATCTCTGGCACGAGATCaaaggggtgtttggtaaacGACTGTTCTGGCTCTGATTTAGGTTTTGCATGCTTCCGGCCCCGCGGTGTTCGTGCCTTGCGAGTGAACCCGTGGGGCCAGGACCGGGCTAGGCTTTCCAAACTCGGAAAGTCATCGGGAGTCTTGAGGTCAGAACTCTTGAGGCGAACCCTCTCGTGCCTTCGGGCCAAGAGGTTCGCATTGTGCACCGAGGAGTCGCAAGATTGGCACAAGAAAGCATCGTCGGCCGCGCAGTACCACCGCGCCCTCCGCCTGATGCAACTGTCGCAGGCTCGGGCTGTCTTAGCTCCCACTGCGCTCGCCAACTTTCTGTCCGATGAAGAAACCATAGGAGCGAGATTTGTTTCTTGTGTACGTATGTTGGAAACAACAAAAGTAAAATTGTTTGTAAAATTTGCTCGAGGCCAAAAAGCTAGCTAGCTTATGATAGCTGAAAGGACCTTCAATTATTTAGCACTGTGGATATGCCCCACAAATATGCACTTTTGCACTGAATTTAAAAGCCAAATAGCCCACGGTTTCGATCTTTCCGTCATGTCTTTAATtctattttgtaaattttagaaaaaataaataaaatagattgTCTTTGTGGCTCTCCCAAATCAAAGATCAACTTTGAcactttcttttttactttgaaATCTTAGTGAATGAAGAAAATTGCAAGGTGTGACTCAATAGTTTACAAGTTTTCAAATCGAATCTTAATAAGGCATAGTTAGTAactccttaaaaaaaattagctaaCCAATTTAGCTGTTTATAAATAGACGtgagttcaaatgagaacaatctCCTCCGGTAAACTTGAaagttttcaatatttattaaattaacctcatttttatcatttatttttcaGCAACCATCAACTATTGatctatcaaattaaaattgatggaTCAAATCAGTCATCGCCTTTTTACTTGGCCTCTGTTCTGTTATGAACTTccccatatataaatataaatatatatatatatatatatatatatatatatatatatatatatatagacacttTATGATACTATTGCATAGGGTGTAGAAAAAATTTATACCTCTATATTTGAGAGCATTTAATATATGATGATTTATATTAGGAGTAATTGCCATTAAATGCATTAGATTTTTTAGTAACATTATTAATTGTGTTGTTGATGGAttgatgatattattaatttagttTTGGGAAGAAATAGATAATGGCACGTATCCTACAAAAAATAGGGCAATGTACTTTTGGGGCCACTACAGGGCCTACCATGAAATCCTATCTCTTATTTGATTGGGTAGTTGAGATGGTTCATCCTGATTTCTTGATGCTTATTGGCAGCATTTTTCAATCAAGGGATTTCCGGTGGATCCCTCTTTTTGTTGAGGATAGGAATGAGTGAAGGGTTAATTAGGGGTAACTATCACTCCATCACCATTATTCCATCTGAtctgtatttaattttattagctGTTGGTGCATGTAGGGATGGTGAAAACGATGTATCTGAGAGTGTGCCCTAGATAAATTCTGTCTTGTGACTCTAACAGACAAATCACGAGGAGTTAAACTAATTTAAATTGTTCAGACCAACCTAAAAGCTTAGCCGTGAGTGTGAGTTTTCCTTGTTGCCCAAATTTTAATTCGAAATATTTCCAAAATCCAAGCACGGcttcaaaaattaatatacgtgtcacacttaaaaaaaatcctAGATTCTCTCCCTCACGAGTGTGGTAGGAAAGTTGGAGCATATTTTCTACGATAAAATAGATTACAAATGTATATATTTGAACGCTTAAATATAAACGTTCTCAGcaaaattgaacaaaaacaGTACTTTAAAATTTAGTCAATATTTTGGTGTTTCAAATGATGGAAAACATTTTACTAAACACAAAGTATACTATACTTTTTCAATCGTTTTTAGCCAAAAAATCTATGTCTCACTACTGGGGTTCGATCATGTAACCATCTATTTAGAATGATAGCAGATGCGTCATCACGTTTTTACCTAGTGGACCCCAATAAGATCAGAACGTACAATAGAACACATCTCAATAATGAAAAATCCTATGACTTCACAACTACCATTATAGCCTCTCCAGCCTAGTGTCAATTCTGCGACCATCTATGTACATTATATTACCACATGAGTGCTCGGGATATTCGCGTGGGATTGTCGCACTTTCACTTCAAACATGACTTAAAGGTTCATAACCATGAGTTTCTGGTTCCTTCCTTTCCGTTTATGGCCCAACAgataaaacccaaaaaataaaaataaaaatttggatATTGTACGTCTTATTCCATAGAAAACTATATTTCTCATTGATAGGTATACTAATAATACTATATATTGCTACATTTTAGTTTACGTTTCTTTTTCATGTCTGCAGTTgtcattgaaattttttaaaataaattaacattttaagtGGTATTTGTTAAGTTTTACTATtcgaaagtttttttttttaaattttttattaagctTTATTGTTTGCAATAAGGGTACTTTCGTTGAAGCTTTATTGCTCTCATGGTGAGCCTTACTACTCGTAATAAGGGTGGAGCAATAAAAGATTGTCTTACTGTTCCCGTTTCGTTACTAcatcattcattttcattttctcgtTACAATTAataatctatttaaatttaaatttctatgccaagtaccttgtggtcTGATGGCATCACTGTTATCATTCCAAATGGAAGGTCTCATACTATGTATAGGTTAGattatagtactcaaaaaaaaattaaatttctattattcCCCCCTTTAACAAAGATAATTAATATGTTATTCATCATTCAAGTTTCTTGACCCAATATGTAATTTCTCTCTAATCATACtcttttaattaaatgattgaAATTATATGTTAGCATTCTTTATTAAAACTGAAATGATAGAaatttaaatgaataaataattatgacaaacaaataaaaatcaagGATATAATGATACAcaagtaaacaaaaaaaaaattgcaatgccacaataattgagagtaaaagtgaaatttggtcttataaatataaaataaaaatagtatttatgaaaaaaatttcatcaattatacCCAActtatatatcaatatttaattgatcagcttttactttttaaataattcaacCATAACagctcgtttggttcgctggaaaatatttagaggaaatggaattcaaattccatggaaaacaaattaccaggaaaatagatttcattgtttggttagtgaaaaagaaattactgagaatatgaattccattgtttggttgtaTTTGGAAtagtaaggaattatgaatataaagaccaatatgcccttaacaattaatagtgataataaattatattattttgatgaggGTAAAGTTGTCCAATTGCtcaatactttcttcccaaactctaaggaaaacaaaataccaactcctatcaaagaatttgttttcctccaCTTTTGGAAACTCAAGTTccattggaaaacatttttcatccaACAAAACAATGGAAAAGCACATTTTAATTTCCTTCACttcatggaaaatcttttccaccaaacacccccttaatcTTATAAGATTTATATTCCTATTAAGTTCAACTTCTAATCTAAATGCTCATTTAATTTGTCGAATTGCATAAACAACAAGATAGTTCCAAATTAGTTATAAAAACTAATTAATGTTTGTTTGGTCAAAGTATAGCACGTTGAGTTTTAAGATAGTTGCATTCTCAATGtgtaaacttaaaattttaattaaattgaaaaagacCAATACCGTTTTATTCACACCCCATTAgttttaaaacttaatattgGCATTagatatatgaatataatggtTAAAAGAACAAATAAGagaaatttgtatttttgaTCCTTTAATTATACTCGTGGTACACACTTAGTCCCTAAATTATATACCTGACATTCATTAACCTTTAATTTATGCACAATGTAACAATTTTCATTTATCAAATTGCTTAAACAAGAAGATAGTTTCAAATTAGTAATAAAAACTTAATGTTTGTTTGGTCAGAGTATAGCACACTGAGTTTTAAGGTAATTGTATTCCCAATGCATAGACttgagattttaattaaattagaagAGACCAACACCGTTCCATTCACACCCCATTAGTCTTACAACTTAATGTTGGTATTAGATATATGATAGAATACCgtggttaaaaataaaaataaaaaaaaaaaaagaagagaaatttacatttttggtcctttaattATACTTGTAGTACAGGCTTAGTCTATGAGTTAAATACATGATAATCTTTAACTTTAAAGTTACGCGCAAAGTAGCAATTTTACTCCCCGAAAGAACTAAATTAGACACTTTATTAAGTGACATATTAGTGACAAAAATAGTTCCAGGTACTAAAATCATCATTTCACGCATAATTTAGAGGTTAAAAATAATCACACATATCATGTTCTAAGTCTTTATCACGGATATAACTGGATGACTAAAACAGCCTAACATTGCCGGCATTGCACAGTATAATAGTCAATTTGAGGAATAGATAATATCGTTTAGGGTATATGATGAAATGAAGAGTTGACAGATGTGGATAGCTCACCCCAATTTTTCTAAATCTACTTTTGTTGCACAAGAAAATCTTAGCTATTGGCACAGATTATTCTTTTACAGATTTATCTTATCAATAAAACACAGAGGTCGCTGTCTTGAAAATCACTGTTTTGTTATCATCTTCGATTTCTTATCTATTTGATAAGGGAATTTATGGATTTAGGATAAGTATTTCGGATTTTAATTatatcttttaaaataattcttttttttttttttttagtttattgaAATGAAAACATCAGAAGTAGTAAAGATGCAATTTACTAGTAAGTTATACCCTGAAACCTTGTGCCATGATTTACCATGACTATGTTTTTGTGAAAACGTAAATATGCAACTTCGACTTTTACTAACAGCATGTTGGTTtgtgaaaaaaaatagaatgaattgaatttaaatttcatggaAAAGAAATAATGTGAAATATTAATTCTATTGTTTAGTTTGTGGGGATTAAGttgttaaaaataattagtatgaAGATTCGAATATCCCTACACAATAAAGATATGTGAGGGTAGAATAtgaatttatgttgtatgttttTTCCCAAGAGGTATCAAAAATATAATACCAAAGGAGAACAAGAaattcattttcttcaaatttgaagAATTCATTTTTCATAGAATTAATTCTTCCATCAACCAAACAAGGTAAAATATGATTTTCCTCAAAtgtgaggaaaaaaaataaggatAAAGTATAAACAAACCATCcaataaattgaaaaacaacaattaagccACCTAATTTGAATAAGCTCCAAATGAATTCACAAACCCGAAAAATGTTGTAGTAATTGACTTTTTTAGCAGGTAACTTATCAGGATGCTAACTATGATTGCCTCATAGACTTACCTTACAGAGCTCACTAGTGTACGTATTTTTCTACCTCACTAGTACATTTTTCGACCTCATTAGTGCACTTCCCAATCTTAGTAGTGCATTTCCCGACCTCAGTGAGTGTACTTTAATTTTCGAGCACACTAGTGCATTTCCCGACCTTGAGAGTCAATGCATACTTCCCAGTCTTACTATCGTTAGACCTCCCGGTCTCACTATCATTCGACCTACcgtgaaattgtaatttcctccaaccaaaaaatacaattttgtgTGTCAAAAAATTTCATTGGACTACCCTTGGTAGATAACTGGTCCACAATAAAAATGCACTCCCCTACTATCTAGACATGACCATTATGGTCATTATAATGAGGACCAGAAAAATTGCTCCTAAGGCAATGTTTTTGAACATGACAACACAGTCCCTCCTTTTCTATCCTTACGTTTTACTTCTTCTCTGAACTATCAGCCAACAGTAACAATAGCTGTGCTACAACATAATTTCTAACAACCTGCACATAGTGCTCTAAGGCCAAATTATGGGGTATATATTGAGGCAACGCTTGGAATACCATTTTATTCTCTCTCTTATTCTCTCTTTCTTCCACCTCACCCAACATTGTTCCAAAAACCTTGAAATAATCACTGGTATGGGTGCTCTTAAAGTGAACTGAATTTTGTTAGTATCATTTTGTGAAGAGGCCATTGACATAAATTGCATCATAAATATTAGGTAAATTTAGGAGACTTaggaggtgtttggttggatagaaaatgttttatttgaatttgaggaaaattatattttcctttgtttggtaggatggaaaatatttttcattggaaaatattttccttaagAACAAGTAAAACATTTTTCTTAGCCACTCCTTgggtattttgtttttcatagaaaatgttttcaatgGAAAACAAGGAGGACAATTATGCCCTCACTAACTTtctttaattaccattattattattcttattattgtgtaggggtaTAATTGTCTTTATACTCATCATTCATTAcaattccaaatccaaccaaacaattgaatttatattcctagtaatttcttttccaccatccaaacaatggaatctattttccttgtaatttgaattctgtttccttcaaatatttttcagcgaaccaaacgggttGTTAAGGTGACTTTGAAAGcccagaaaatgacttttgaaagtcatttttcagattttcaagtgtttagatattgaaggaaaataaaatcaaaggaaaatattcattctgatcaacagaagaaaaaaaaaactcgataTAGtgaaaattatctttataatttttattcgaAGGACATTTTtcgaattctttattttccatcTCCCTTCCCTCTCTTCCTTTTAAAGTTagtttctatattattattatcattgccGCCATCACCATTATCACACCACCACCATTGCCACCAATACCACcatcacttattattattattattattattattattattattattattattactattattattattatgttcattttgaagaaaatgaaccaaatataaaaattacaatttcttgaCTTTCAGCCAAACagaagaataataattttttttacattcagtcaaacactaaaaaattaaaaaaaaatttagaaaatgagtcattttcgtaaaatcatttttttaaaaatattttctaagcTTCCAAACGGAGcctttataattcataaaacgAGAGATCGTGTATGTATAATTGATGCGCAATACAGGGGTCAAAGTGAAATTATTTCCAACTATGACATACCTGTTCCAATAATTGATCTACAGTTGATTAGTTGGCCATTGACCATAAGGAAATGAAGTCTTcctaaaagaaaaaggaaaaaaaattgtaacacgGGTCGCGGATGTGCTATAGTGCTATTGTGCTAAGAGCATTCCTATCAGTAGTTATTTTGAGATTCATGTCAGAGAAATAACTTGTTCATTGCATTAAAACTGATGTGGGAAAGAGTAGCTTCATTTTTTGTTGCCCCTGCAAATGACAAATTAATGtcagaaataatatatttaaaaaagaaagcaaagagCTTGGGAGATtgagagtggccgccagctggtggccactctcaatctctctttgtttttatttttttattattattttttttaattcttgcGGTTGCGACACGGGCccattgtaattttatttgaaaaacatttaatttgtttctttttttattggtttattatttatatttataaatttatcacaaattttaattatataatatatatttttgaattaaattttgaatgatttaattacaattaaaattaaaatgattaaaataagtagtgcaacaatataaattaatttaaatgttaataattatcattttaattaaatttaagtaggtttattttaattaatttttataattataaatttataattcaaataattaaaatatagaataGAAAATCGTGGGCCCATAAAAAACTGTGGAAAGACTTCAAATTGATGTGGAGAAGAGTTTTTatgattgagtgagatagtggatgatgaggtggaaggtggggcccacaaaaaactagagaaaaaactccaactgataaggatgctctaatgaTTCACAGCTGTCAACCACACAGAGGACATTAAAGTGAACTGAATTTCCACAGGCGGACAGGCCACTGCTCCATCAgtcgttatattgtggaccatgagtAATgattgatactgtagttgtgttgaactgatactgcagttgttttGAAAGGATACtacttgtgttgaaagggaactgtagttgcgcggaacagaggtcatgtcatccatctggaactgtagttgtgttgaacggatactccagttgtgttgaaaagatattgtagttgtgttgaacggatactgcagttgtgttgagcgGATGAATGGTCTTTGTTCCATGCAACTGCAGTGTCCTTTCaaaacaactgcagtatcttttcaacacaactgtagtatccgttcaacacaactgcagtatcagctatgatcatggtccacaatataatttgcgggcCGCTACTCCATCATCCAATAGTTATCCACCTCACAATTATGGCAATCAATAATTgaaattttctccaattttttgtgaacccttttttttttttttttgaaaagtttttttgTGAACTTCAATATCCAATTTGCAATCTATTATCTTACTCCATCTCAAAAACACTCCTTTGAACTTCCCTGAAAGCACATTTTGAAAACATGCCCGTTGGACGCATGTGCATGCTTTAGCCCATGttttactttctctctctctcttttttttttttcaaaaaaaaaaaaaaaaaaatttattcaaaaaatctACTCCtaaactgtaaaaaaaaaaaaaaagtttttgtggcaacaaaaaaaaacctcaaaaaaCATTGTTGAgcttgcttttatatatatgccAACTTTGAGCTTCTTCATACATGTCGGATtggtaataaatattacatttttaatttaaaaatatcatatttttattcaaaagtatcACACTTTCTTTCATATTAACAATTAAATtgttcatgattagtattata contains the following coding sequences:
- the LOC116003495 gene encoding zinc finger protein CONSTANS-LIKE 16-like — its product is MVSSSDRKLASAVGAKTARACDSCIRRRARWYCAADDAFLCQSCDSSVHNANLLARRHERVRLKSSDLKTPDDFPSLESLARSWPHGFTRKARTPRGRKHAKPKSEPEQSFTKHPFDLVPEIYSDENSHNDESDEQLLYRVPVFDGFAAEMCTSTRQNEAGAENIPDIRTNIPASLDCRHNKDDGNKATGIVPSEIELAEFAADVESLLGKGLDDESFNMEGLGLFSNFNKVKLETDEEAAIANHNVAMKFDNCDDNSPVAMCDEEYDDRGGEFATILQQSDDFDYKTEKKKILLKLDYEGVITAWADQRSPWTNGERPDLDSNDCWPDFTDGWGMIHNPYGEMGAMSVGHATIMDEGREARVSRYREKRRKRLFSKKIRYEVRKLNAEKRPRMKGRFVKRANFVAPLSFPLITK